The Dyadobacter subterraneus genome window below encodes:
- the lgt gene encoding prolipoprotein diacylglyceryl transferase, translated as MISYIIWDVNPEIFTIPQTLGFGPFPVRWYGLFFAAGFLIGQQIMIHIFKKERKPLEDIDALTLYMVISTVVGARVGHFLFYEPEVLFKNPLEVILPPYAGLASHGAVIGIITGLYLYSRSRKATGQTFLWIADRMVILVALAGSFIRFGNLMNSEIVGRPTDVPWGFIFMKNTEFLQIPRHPAQLYESISCFILFFILLGLWNKFKENTPRGLLVGVFFVWVFTLRFLYEFLKENQEAFEANYALNMGQILSIPVVILGLYFIIQSRNKTIQRVG; from the coding sequence ATGATTTCCTATATAATTTGGGACGTTAATCCCGAAATCTTTACAATCCCTCAAACTTTGGGTTTTGGCCCGTTTCCCGTTCGCTGGTATGGACTTTTCTTCGCTGCCGGTTTTCTGATCGGGCAACAAATTATGATCCATATCTTCAAAAAAGAAAGAAAACCGCTGGAAGATATTGACGCGCTGACTTTGTACATGGTAATTTCTACTGTCGTGGGGGCCAGAGTCGGGCATTTTCTTTTTTATGAACCCGAAGTATTATTTAAAAATCCTTTGGAAGTCATTTTACCACCATACGCCGGTTTGGCCAGTCACGGTGCTGTAATTGGTATTATCACAGGATTATATCTTTACTCACGGAGCAGAAAAGCCACTGGACAAACCTTTTTATGGATCGCCGACCGCATGGTTATTTTAGTAGCGCTGGCAGGTTCATTTATCCGTTTTGGAAATTTGATGAATTCTGAAATTGTTGGCCGTCCAACCGATGTGCCATGGGGATTCATTTTTATGAAAAACACTGAGTTTTTACAGATCCCGAGACATCCGGCTCAATTATACGAATCCATTTCCTGCTTTATCCTTTTCTTCATTTTACTGGGGTTATGGAATAAATTCAAGGAAAACACACCGCGTGGACTTTTGGTTGGCGTTTTCTTCGTTTGGGTATTCACGTTAAGATTCCTGTATGAATTCCTGAAAGAAAATCAGGAAGCTTTTGAAGCAAATTATGCATTGAACATGGGACAAATTCTTAGTATCCCTGTTGTCATTCTCGGTCTGTATTTTATCATACAGTCTAGAAACAAAACAATACAAAGAGTAGGGTAA